Sequence from the Agarivorans sp. Alg241-V36 genome:
GTCGATAGGCATTGCTAAGTTTTTGGCTAACAAAATAATCACTGCTAGATAGCCCACGAGTAGCAAGAAGTGATAGAGATTGCTCTTTAATGGACCATGCGCTTCGTGCTCGTCTTCGTTTTTAGCATCAACAAAGAAGTAGCTATGACTTTTAGTTTGGGTGTAGAGGAAAACAGCATACAAGGCTACCGACACTACAATCAGTGCGATGGTGAAAATGAGTGGCATTGCTCCTGCGCTGTTAGTGGGAATAAAGTTTGGCAGAATCAAACACAATACCGACAGCGGAATAATGGCTACCATGTATGAAGTAATGCCTTCTCGGCTGAAGGTTTGGGTATGGTAACGGAGGCCACCTAGTACCAAGCCTATGCCGAGTAAGCCATTAAGTACCGCCATAATCACCGCAAACATAGTGTCTCTGGCTAGTACCGGGTTGGCGTCTCCGGTTAACATCACCGAAGAAATCATCACAACTTCAAGAATAATCACCGAGAGAGTCAGCAATAAGGTGCCGTAGGGGTCACCTAGTTTTATGGCTAGCGCATCGGAGTGACGAACTACCGCAAAGATAGCTGCCAATACAATACCGAACAGAATAAGTGTGGTGAACGAGTAAGCTACAATGCCGCTAGTGGCGCTAAGAAAATTGTCGCCACCTAGCTTAAGAAAGGCAATAAGTAGCACTCCCAAAATTAGTGTGTGTTCGCGTTTCAAGAAAGCTGTCATGGTGTTGTTCCAAATAGAAG
This genomic interval carries:
- a CDS encoding calcium:proton antiporter is translated as MTAFLKREHTLILGVLLIAFLKLGGDNFLSATSGIVAYSFTTLILFGIVLAAIFAVVRHSDALAIKLGDPYGTLLLTLSVIILEVVMISSVMLTGDANPVLARDTMFAVIMAVLNGLLGIGLVLGGLRYHTQTFSREGITSYMVAIIPLSVLCLILPNFIPTNSAGAMPLIFTIALIVVSVALYAVFLYTQTKSHSYFFVDAKNEDEHEAHGPLKSNLYHFLLLVGYLAVIILLAKNLAMPIDHGISNLGAPAALGGLIVALLVLAPEGLGGVKAIMKNQLQRAMNLFFGSVLASIALTVPTVLVISSLMAEPITLGLGAIDTTLLIATLLATSVSVVSAKTNVLNGVSHLILFTMYLVLIFV